The following proteins come from a genomic window of Trifolium pratense cultivar HEN17-A07 linkage group LG4, ARS_RC_1.1, whole genome shotgun sequence:
- the LOC123924286 gene encoding probable carboxylesterase 12 — translation MDSSSSEIAQDLSPLLKIYKDGRIERLLGCEIIPPSFDPTTNVESKDILISKDQNISARIFIPKPNNKNPIQNLKKLPLLVYFHGGGFCIETSSSPQYHNFLNSIVSQAQIIAVSVDYRRAPEHPLPIAYEDSWTSLKWVASHLNGNGSDEWINRYADFEKVFLAGDSAGANIAHNVCIRVGTEGLHGINVEGIVLVHSFFWGVERIGSETKQSEHLDFVDNLWRFVYPTSLGSDDPLLNPGFDSNLGKLSCKRVLVCVAENDLLKDRGWYYKELLEKIGWGGVVEVIETKGEGHVFHLFNSKCDNAVSLFNQIASFINHSG, via the coding sequence ATGGATTCAAGCTCTAGCGAAATAGCTCAGGATCTCTCACCCCTACTCAAAATCTACAAAGATGGTCGCATAGAGAGACTCTTAGGATGTGAAATCATTCCCCCATCTTTTGATCCAACAACAAACGTTGAATCAAAAGACATCTTAATCTCAAAAGACCAAAACATCTCCGCAAGAATCTTCATTCCTAAACCCAACAACAAAAATCCAATCCAAAACCTTAAAAAACTCCCTCTCCTTGTTTACTTCCATGGTGGTGGTTTCTGCATAGaaacatcatcatcaccacAGTACCACAATTTCCTCAACTCCATTGTTTCTCAAGCTCAAATAATAGCAGTTTCAGTTGATTACAGAAGAGCACCAGAACATCCTCTTCCTATTGCATACGAAGATTCATGGACTTCTCTCAAATGGGTCGCTTCTCATTTAAATGGAAACGGTTCTGATGAATGGATAAATCGTTATGCCGATTTTGAGAAAGTGTTCTTAGCTGGAGATAGTGCTGGAGCAAACATTGCACACAACGTGTGTATTCGTGTTGGAACTGAAGGACTTCATGGGATTAATGTTGAAGGGATTGTTTTGGTTCATTCTTTTTTCTGGGGTGTGGAAAGGATTGGATCCGAAACTAAACAATCTGAACATTTGGATTTTGTTGATAATTTGTGGCGGTTTGTGTATCCGACAAGTTTGGGATCCGATGACCCGTTGTTGAATCCGGGTTTTGATTCGAATTTGGGGAAGTTGAGTTGTAAGAGAGTGTTGGTTTGTGTTGCTGAGAATGATTTGTTGAAGGATAGGGGTTGGTATTATAAAGAGTTGCTTGAGAAAATTGGTTGGGGTGGTGTTGTTGAAGTGATTGAGACAAAAGGTGAAGGACATGTTTTTCATCTGTTTAATTCAAAGTGTGATAATGCTGTCTCTTTGTTTAATCAAATTGCTTCCTTTATTAATCATAGTGGTTAA
- the LOC123924285 gene encoding 2-hydroxyisoflavanone dehydratase-like, with protein MDQNSNEILREFPNLFRQYKDGRIERFIGTEITPTGNDQLTGVQSKDITINADTGVGARLYLPPNATPSQKIPLLIYIHGGAFCICSPFSLGYNRHANNIAAAANVVVFSVHYRLAPEHPLPIAYDDTWEAIQWISESSDPWLKDHADYNVVFFAGDSAGANLAHNMAMRGASEGFGALKLQGIVLIHPFFGNDEKDELIEYLYPSYGGFNDPKIHAAKDPNLSSLGVGRVLVFVAEKDFLRERGRSYYEAVKKSGWNGEAEMVETEGEGHVFHLYEPAKEKSVNLVKQFASYMTQIEKDVRSSSSL; from the coding sequence ATGGATCAAAATTCCAACGAAATTCTCCGTGAGTTCCCTAACCTCTTCCGTCAATACAAAGACGGCCGCATCGAACGCTTTATCGGCACCGAAATCACCCCAACGGGCAACGATCAATTAACCGGCGTGCAATCCAAAGACATTACCATCAACGCCGATACCGGCGTTGGAGCTCGTCTCTATCTCCCACCAAACGCCACTCCTTCTCAAAAAATCCCTCTCTTAATCTACATTCACGGTGGCGCTTTCTGTATCTGCAGTCCTTTCAGTCTAGGCTACAACCGTCACGCCAACAACATCGCCGCAGCAGCAAACGTCGTAGTTTTCTCCGTTCATTATAGGTTAGCACCGGAACACCCTCTTCCTATTGCTTATGATGATACATGGGAAGCAATTCAATGGATATCAGAAAGTTCTGATCCATGGCTCAAAGATCATGCTGATTACAACGTTGTTTTCTTCGCCGGAGATAGTGCCGGAGCCAACCTCGCACACAACATGGCGATGCGAGGTGCTTCCGAAGGTTTTGGAGCATTAAAGCTTCAAGGAATAGTGTTGATCCATCCTTTCTTTGGAAATGATGAGAAAGATGAGCTTATTGAGTATTTGTATCCGAGTTATGGTGGATTTAATGACCCGAAAATACACGCGGCGAAGGATCCTAATCTTTCGAGTCTTGGAGTTGGGAGAGTGCTTGTGTTTGTGGCGGAGAAGGATTTTTTGAGAGAAAGAGGGAGGAGTTATTATGAGGCGGTGAAGAAGAGTGGTTGGAATGGGGAGGCGGAGATGGTGGAGACGGAAGGTGAAGGTCATGTGTTTCATTTGTATGAGCCTGCTAAGGAGAAATCTGTGAATCTTGTTAAACAGTTTGCATCTTACATGACGCAGATTGAGAAAGACGTTCGATCCTCTTCGTCATTGTGA
- the LOC123924287 gene encoding probable carboxylesterase 12, producing the protein MDSTSSTIDDEIAVDLTPILKLYKNGHLERLMGEEVVPPSLDPTTNVESKDVIISEEHDISARLFIPKTTYPPTQKLPLLVYFHGGAFCIETAFSPNYHNYLNSVTSLANVIGVSVNYRRAPEHPVPIAYEDSWLALKWVASHVNGNGSDEWLNQYADFEKVFLGGDSAGANISHYLGLRVGKEKLDGVNLEGLVYIHPYFWGVDPIGSESNRAEHVELIHNLWRFTCPATSGSDDPLINPAKDPNLGSLGCKRVLICVAEKDLLKDRGWYYKELLEKTGWGGIVEVIETEDEDHVFHMFNPSCEKAKVLLNQVVSFIKSA; encoded by the coding sequence AAAACGGTCATCTTGAAAGACTAATGGGTGAAGAGGTTGTTCCACCATCCCTTGATCCAACAACAAACGTTGAATCAAAAGATGTTATAATCTCCGAAGAACATGACATATCAGCAAGACTTTTCATTCCCAAAACCACCTACCCACCAACCCAAAAACTCCCTCTCCTTGTTTACTTCCACGGTGGTGCTTTCTGCATCGAAACCGCTTTCTCGCCGAATTACCATAACTATCTCAACTCTGTTACTTCACTTGCTAACGTTATTGGTGTCTCTGTTAACTACAGAAGAGCACCAGAACACCCTGTTCCTATTGCTTATGAAGATTCATGGCTTGCACTCAAATGGGTTGCTTCACATGTTAATGGAAATGGCTCTGATGAATGGTTGAATCAATATGCAGATTTTGAGAAAGTGTTCTTAGGAGGTGACAGTGCTGGTGCTAATATTTCACACTATTTGGGTCTTCGGGTCGGGAAAGAAAAATTGGATGGTGTGAATCTTGAAGGGCTTGTTTATATTCATCCTTATTTTTGGGGTGTGGATCCAATTGGGTCAGAATCGAATCGGGCTGAACATGTAGAATTGATTCATAATTTATGGCGTTTTACATGTCCAGCCACGAGTGGATCCGATGACCCGTTAATTAACCCGGCTAAAGATCCGAATTTGGGGAGTTTGGGTTGTAAGAGAGTGCTTATTTGTGTTGCTGAGAAAGATTTGTTGAAGGATAGGGGTTGGTATTATAAAGAGTTGCTTGAAAAAACTGGTTGGGGTGGTATTGTTGAAGTGATTGAAACAGAGGATGAGGATCATGTGTTTCATATGTTCAATCCATCATGTGAGAAAGCTAAGGTTTTGCTTAATCAAGTTGTCTCCTTCATCAAAAGTGCTTGA